Proteins encoded together in one Variovorax paradoxus window:
- a CDS encoding amino acid adenylation domain-containing protein: MEIDKNSIADRFARLPREKQKAFLGLLQKQGVDFARLPIVPLPAGTKAELSYAQMRQWFLWQLDPKSTAYHISGALKLHGALDINALKNSFAALLGRHASLRTVFRPDAQGLCEQVVQERVDLDIAVIDVAHGPGDVEARAREEARRLSATPFDLTTGPLMRVGVIRLAPQEHVLVLAMHHIVSDGGSLHLLVGEFVAQYRARVLGDRVDLPPLPIRYIDYAAWQRNWLEAGEKHRQLAYWTERLGTGNPVLQLQADHSRRPNGYYTAARHGVDLAPELVQALHKRARTGGATLFMVLLAAFQALLHRYSGQQDIRVGVSVANRHRAETEGVIGLFVNTQVMRSTVEGRMSLAKVLAQAKEAAIGAQAHQDLPFEQLVDALQPERSLSVNPLFQVMFSHDRTDSRTLKQLPGLALEDYALAAPVAQFELVLNTSEDADGRLHASFIYASELFEPGTIERMTAHYVAMLGAVADDEGRAVGDIALLGAPEQAQLTAWSVNPHREPAPEPVHRLIERHARQQPEATALLFADEALSFAELNRRANRLAHRLIALGAGPDRLVGIAMERSVEMVVAILGVLKAGGAYLPLDPDYPAERLDYMVRDSGIELLLAHRATRDCLDDRSSLTTLEIDSLDFSGEPEADPQVALHGEHLAYVIYTSGSTGKPKGAAIRHHALHSCMAWMQRTYGLTREDTVLHKAPFGFDVSVWELFWPLTAGARLVVAQPGDQRDPARLVALIQRHQVTTLNFVPSMLQAFLAHEGIEASTRLKHIICGGEAMPAETQRETLQRLHGATLQNLYGPTETTIHVTRWTCRDDGQSLVPIGRPITDTQAYVLDAELNLVPRGVAGELYLGGVSLARGYLKRPGLSAERFVADPFDAKGGRLYRTGDLVRWNTEGQIEYLGRIDHQVKIRGLRIELGEIEAQLLAQPEVREAVVVAREGPGGARLVGYVSVHAMQAGQAIDTAVLKERLGRVLPDYMVPGLIVVLDALPLSVNGKVERKALPEPVFAGELAYEAPQGDAEEALAAIWREVLGVAQVGRGDNFFELGGDSLLSLKLIARIRKQLPGGSHLGLADVMQAASLRELAARVNQRAESANDAVCLHAGGAGVPLFCLPGLIVNSREFQPLARAVQGDRPVYAFVSHVYTRKRWRGFAIRELAAEYADFIVKTATGGRCALLGWSLGGDLAFEVARQLQGRIENVFFGAVDVFESEPMVPQGNLTPAQRAQADEVLAAWLAKSDMAAQWKELFARMTDAEQAWVAEQLLAPTWVSPLDGAGDEAYEYLLWATLDSRVQSAHYARCAQAKTDLPVEVFHAERSLQAPGVLRRWPERARVLSTEVVPRTGHLDIIRDAQFGATVKNRLLALDAA; encoded by the coding sequence ATGGAGATCGACAAGAACAGCATTGCGGACCGCTTTGCGCGCCTGCCCCGCGAAAAACAGAAGGCGTTTCTCGGCTTGCTGCAAAAGCAGGGCGTGGACTTTGCCAGGCTGCCCATCGTGCCCCTGCCGGCCGGAACGAAGGCCGAGCTGTCTTACGCGCAAATGCGCCAGTGGTTCCTTTGGCAGCTGGACCCGAAGAGCACGGCGTACCACATCTCCGGCGCGCTGAAGCTGCACGGGGCGCTCGACATCAATGCGCTGAAGAACAGCTTTGCGGCACTTCTGGGGCGTCACGCGTCGCTTCGCACGGTGTTCAGGCCGGATGCGCAGGGCCTGTGCGAACAGGTTGTGCAGGAGCGTGTGGATCTCGACATCGCAGTGATCGACGTGGCCCACGGGCCCGGCGACGTGGAGGCGCGTGCGCGAGAAGAAGCCCGCCGCCTGAGCGCGACGCCTTTCGATCTCACAACGGGTCCGCTGATGCGGGTGGGCGTGATCCGGCTTGCGCCGCAAGAGCATGTGCTCGTGCTCGCAATGCACCACATCGTTTCCGACGGCGGCTCGCTGCATCTGCTGGTGGGTGAGTTCGTCGCGCAGTACCGTGCGCGGGTGCTCGGCGACCGGGTGGACCTGCCGCCGCTGCCGATCCGCTATATCGACTACGCGGCATGGCAGCGCAACTGGCTGGAAGCCGGCGAAAAACACAGGCAGCTTGCCTATTGGACCGAGCGCCTGGGCACCGGCAACCCGGTGCTGCAGCTGCAAGCGGACCACAGCCGCCGGCCGAACGGCTACTACACCGCGGCCAGGCATGGCGTCGATCTTGCACCGGAGCTGGTGCAGGCGTTGCACAAGCGCGCGCGCACCGGCGGGGCGACGCTCTTCATGGTGTTGCTGGCGGCTTTTCAGGCGCTGCTGCACCGCTACAGCGGGCAGCAGGACATTCGCGTGGGCGTGTCGGTGGCCAACCGCCATCGCGCGGAGACAGAAGGCGTCATCGGGCTCTTCGTCAACACGCAGGTCATGCGCAGCACGGTCGAAGGCCGCATGAGCCTGGCGAAGGTGCTCGCGCAGGCAAAGGAAGCCGCCATCGGCGCGCAGGCGCACCAGGACTTGCCTTTCGAACAGCTGGTGGACGCGCTGCAACCCGAGCGCAGCCTCAGCGTGAACCCGCTGTTCCAGGTGATGTTCAGCCACGACCGCACCGACTCCCGCACGCTGAAGCAGTTGCCCGGCCTGGCGCTCGAAGACTATGCGTTGGCCGCGCCGGTGGCGCAGTTCGAACTGGTGCTGAACACCAGCGAAGACGCCGATGGGCGCTTGCATGCGAGCTTCATCTATGCATCGGAGCTGTTCGAGCCCGGCACCATCGAACGCATGACCGCGCACTATGTGGCGATGCTCGGTGCGGTGGCTGATGACGAAGGGCGTGCGGTGGGCGACATCGCCCTGCTCGGCGCCCCCGAGCAGGCCCAGCTCACCGCCTGGAGCGTGAACCCCCATCGCGAGCCGGCTCCCGAGCCCGTGCACCGCCTCATCGAGCGCCACGCCCGCCAGCAGCCCGAGGCCACCGCGCTCCTCTTCGCTGACGAGGCGTTGAGCTTCGCTGAACTGAACCGCCGTGCCAACCGCCTCGCGCACCGCCTCATCGCCCTGGGCGCCGGCCCCGACCGGCTCGTGGGCATCGCCATGGAACGCTCCGTCGAGATGGTCGTCGCCATCCTGGGCGTGCTCAAGGCCGGCGGCGCCTACCTGCCGCTGGACCCCGACTACCCCGCCGAGCGCCTGGACTACATGGTGCGGGACAGCGGCATCGAGCTGCTGCTGGCGCACCGCGCCACGCGCGACTGTCTCGACGACCGCAGCAGCCTCACCACGCTGGAGATCGACAGCCTCGACTTCAGCGGCGAGCCAGAGGCGGATCCGCAGGTCGCCCTGCACGGCGAGCACCTCGCCTACGTCATCTACACCTCCGGCTCCACCGGCAAGCCCAAGGGTGCCGCCATCCGCCACCACGCCCTGCACAGCTGCATGGCTTGGATGCAGCGCACCTACGGCCTCACCCGCGAAGACACCGTGCTGCACAAGGCCCCCTTCGGCTTCGACGTGTCGGTGTGGGAGCTGTTCTGGCCCCTGACCGCGGGCGCCCGCCTCGTGGTGGCCCAACCCGGCGACCAGCGAGACCCGGCCCGGCTGGTCGCGCTCATCCAGCGCCACCAGGTCACCACCCTGAACTTCGTGCCCTCCATGCTGCAGGCCTTCCTGGCGCACGAAGGCATCGAGGCCAGCACCCGCTTGAAGCACATCATCTGCGGCGGAGAGGCCATGCCCGCCGAGACCCAGAGGGAGACCCTGCAGCGCCTCCATGGCGCCACGCTGCAGAACCTGTACGGCCCCACCGAGACCACCATCCATGTCACGCGATGGACCTGCAGGGACGATGGCCAGAGCCTGGTGCCCATCGGCCGCCCGATCACCGACACCCAGGCCTACGTGCTCGATGCAGAGCTCAACCTGGTGCCGCGCGGCGTGGCCGGCGAGCTGTACCTGGGGGGCGTGAGCCTGGCGCGGGGCTATTTGAAGCGGCCGGGCCTGAGCGCGGAGCGCTTCGTGGCCGATCCGTTCGATGCGAAGGGCGGGCGGCTCTACCGCACGGGCGACCTTGTGCGCTGGAACACCGAAGGGCAGATCGAATACCTGGGGCGCATCGACCACCAGGTGAAGATCCGGGGGCTGCGCATCGAGCTGGGCGAGATCGAGGCGCAACTGCTGGCGCAGCCCGAGGTGCGCGAGGCGGTGGTGGTGGCCAGGGAGGGGCCGGGCGGGGCGCGGCTGGTGGGCTATGTCTCGGTGCATGCCATGCAAGCGGGGCAGGCCATCGACACCGCGGTGCTCAAGGAGCGCCTGGGCCGGGTGCTGCCCGACTACATGGTGCCGGGGCTGATCGTCGTGCTCGATGCCTTGCCGCTGAGTGTCAATGGCAAGGTGGAGCGCAAGGCGCTGCCGGAGCCCGTGTTCGCCGGCGAGCTTGCGTATGAAGCGCCGCAAGGCGATGCCGAAGAGGCGCTGGCTGCCATCTGGCGCGAGGTGCTGGGCGTGGCGCAGGTGGGGCGCGGCGACAACTTCTTCGAGCTGGGCGGCGATTCGCTCCTGAGCCTCAAGCTCATCGCGCGCATTCGCAAGCAGCTGCCCGGCGGCAGCCACCTGGGCCTGGCCGATGTGATGCAGGCCGCAAGCCTGCGCGAGTTGGCCGCGCGCGTGAACCAGCGGGCCGAGAGCGCGAACGACGCCGTGTGCCTGCATGCCGGCGGCGCGGGCGTGCCGCTCTTCTGCCTGCCCGGCCTCATCGTCAACTCGCGCGAGTTCCAGCCGCTGGCGCGCGCGGTGCAGGGCGACCGGCCGGTGTATGCCTTTGTGAGCCACGTCTACACGCGCAAGCGGTGGCGCGGTTTTGCCATTCGCGAGCTTGCGGCCGAGTATGCGGATTTCATCGTCAAGACCGCCACCGGCGGCCGGTGCGCCTTGCTGGGATGGTCGCTCGGCGGCGACCTGGCTTTCGAGGTGGCGCGGCAACTGCAGGGCCGCATCGAGAACGTGTTCTTCGGCGCGGTCGATGTGTTCGAGTCGGAGCCGATGGTGCCCCAAGGCAACTTGACGCCGGCGCAGCGCGCACAGGCCGACGAGGTACTGGCCGCTTGGCTTGCAAAGTCAGACATGGCGGCGCAATGGAAAGAGCTGTTCGCCCGCATGACCGATGCAGAACAGGCCTGGGTGGCCGAGCAGCTGCTGGCCCCAACCTGGGTGTCGCCGCTCGACGGTGCCGGCGACGAGGCTTATGAGTACCTTCTGTGGGCCACGCTCGACAGCCGCGTGCAGTCCGCGCACTACGCCCGCTGCGCGCAGGCCAAAACCGACTTGCCCGTGGAGGTGTTCCATGCCGAGCGCTCGCTGCAGGCGCCGGGTGTGCTGCGCCGCTGGCCGGAGCGCGCCCGCGTGCTCTCGACCGAGGTGGTGCCGCGCACCGGGCACCTGGACATCATTCGCGATGCACAGTTCG